Proteins found in one Tolypothrix sp. NIES-4075 genomic segment:
- a CDS encoding tyrosine-type recombinase/integrase, with amino-acid sequence LNLDDIDFKARKFQVVGKGNKQRWCFYSEVANQSLNHYIEYYRHPKHPALFTAQQPKTLEVSRLSYRMAHKSWTKFIGDSPELQEIRIHDLRHNECYRASGINGD; translated from the coding sequence CTCTAAATTTAGATGACATAGACTTCAAAGCTCGGAAATTTCAGGTTGTTGGGAAAGGCAACAAGCAACGGTGGTGTTTTTACAGTGAAGTAGCGAATCAAAGTCTAAATCACTACATTGAATATTATAGACATCCTAAGCATCCAGCCCTGTTTACTGCTCAACAGCCAAAGACTTTGGAAGTATCCCGCCTTTCTTACCGCATGGCGCATAAATCCTGGACTAAGTTCATTGGAGATAGTCCTGAACTCCAAGAAATTCGTATTCACGACCTACGGCACAATGAGTGCTACAGAGCGAGTGGGATTAATGGGGATTGA